The Oncorhynchus mykiss isolate Arlee chromosome 8, USDA_OmykA_1.1, whole genome shotgun sequence genome includes the window TCGCGGTGAAAGTGAAACAAATTACTAATTTGAATCATGTCTTTGGCGAACTCTCATTTTCCCCAACGTTGGATATATGGAAGTAATGTTTTTCACATCCTATAATCACAACCATTAATTTAGTGTTGACACTACCTGCCTTTTTCAAGAATAGGGCCGGGATTCAACCGGATTGCCCTTTCACGGTAAACATGCATGTCGGTTCAATTGAAAAGGACCTGTAAATGTCAAGCACACTTACAGGGATCTACCATTGAtcggattgaatcccagcctatGGTAAGGCCAACAATATGAGAAAAAGTatgtttgaaaatatattttttgcacAGCAAACAGTTTTACTGATCCAAAAAGTACTTTGAAGTTCAAGAAAAATAATTTTCTGTCTTACCCTGGAAACTTTTAGATATTTCTCATGTTtcaacccaaatggcacccatttATTCatttagtgaactacttttgaccagggccccttaGTTACTTCAATCCATATCATGGAAGTTCAGCGttattgaaatgtaaaggcaatgttcccgcgtcagcgaagactgcattcacggtacaCCCAGCAATATGTTGGGTCAATCAGAAATTACCTGTACATTTCTAACCActcaatctgtaacgcttcagtgatatattgaatagagccctaaaatACCCTCAGATGGACATAAATGAATACTCAACTACAGGAACTTTTTGATACATTTATTCTCCATGTTAGCACATagaatatatttatatacatattGCTAGCTAAAGCGTTAAAATGCCAGTAGCATAGAACATTTTAAAGGTCGACCTTggacaaaaataaacactttaaaACTGTATAACTGATCAATGCACGTTCAAAATGGTTTGGCTTCAGAAATGCCAAGTCTTAACGACGTCTACAGCTTCTGTCTAAAAACAAATCCTGTGAAATGACGTCAACACATACTGGATAAGTTATTGGCTAGTGACAAGTTTAGATAACGAACTAGCTACGTTGGAATGACGTCGATAAACCACAGAGTACAccccatttctgtttgaaaattgAGAACGAGACGCACCATTTTTCGTGCCCAAAGTCGACCTTTAAGCCACGATTAACAGTGTACATATGGACAGGGGGGGACGTTTTTAGATGTAGTCATGTGTGAGACGTTACCCTTTTCTCGACAGAAAATAGTGAGAATTTGCTAGAATGCAATTTGAAGGGAAAATAATTGTCATATTGCATCATTTTCAGGAAGTACAACGCTCTTTTAAAATGAGAGGAAAAAGGAACATAATATGCACATCGTACTCATGCAAGTTTCCAGAAATACTTTAAAACGTGAATGACATCAAAATAACTCATTAATACATCCTCTATCAGTAAACCAATACAATTATCAGATCGGAATTTAAGTCCTATGCAACAACACTTTCCAAAGTGCAGACAAAGTTTTCGAAACAATGAAGACCAAACATTTGTGTTAAGAGGAGTGGTTGAGGTCTGGACAGTGATACTCACCTCAGTAATAGATAGTTGGCCAGTTAAGAAGAACTGCAGGGGTCTACTGGTTTTCAAGGCAACATATCAACAGCTTAATCTGATTCCCAATTACATTGGTCCTCTCTCTTAGCCTTACTAATAGAGGGCAGATGAGTTAACTACTGCCTGCAGCGTGCCAGTGGTGAACTACTTGCAAACCTCAGCATTGTTAATAACTTCCATTAGAATGCACCATCAGTGTGTGTTGCCTTTAATCACATTAGAATGACATGGTGTAAAGGAACCAGTTTATTTACATGTGCAACCATGACAAACAGAATATGATTTTGTTAACAccatgagacagggagagaaagattgTGGCATTCGTGCAGGGCATGCATGATtctgttcagtctcctgaggaagTGTATCAGGATTAAACAGAACATTGTTACATGTGGCAAATCAGGCAGTTTGTTCATTACTTCTAAAACATTACACTGCTTCTCTGattgaaaaacaacaacagactATGGGTTAGGGTAAGAGAAAAAGAGATTTAAAATAAATCGTCTACGCCATTATTTGTCATCGTGTTCTAACGAATACAAATAATTGTGTTAGCTCTGAAAAGTGATACACTTTGTCGGAGCTAACGGAAGAGAGAGAGTTGCCATCATTGAAAACCGGGTGTCCAAAACTAGGCAAAATGAATGCAGGGGATAACCTTTCCTCTGTTCAGTCAGCTCTTCATAACTAAGGAAACAGTCACATGGACTTACAATAATGGCTGACTTCCCAAGTAGCCTCTTGGTTAGTACTTCTGTTCTAAATAAAATTGGCAATTACATTACCCTTTAAGAAATGATCCAAGACAAGTTAAGCAAAGGATAATAACATTGCACACCATTCAGACTCCAGTAAGAAAAGAAAAAAAGTACTAAAAGTTAAGCCTGATCACCGTTGATATTTGCATATTTTATATTGGTCCATCCGTATTCATTGTCTATGGGAAAACCGAGATACTTTATTTTTCTAGTAATACAAATGTGGAACTATCAACATGCACATCTCTTCACTCAGAATATGAGGATAGTTTTTGAAAAAAACAGGCACTGACCACCAACAGCATAAGCAGTGAATGTCTAACTAGTCACTGAGCATTCTAAAACCGTACTTACAGTGAACATCACAATAACCATGGCACTGGTGCCAATCATAAACAAGAGGGGAAAAAACAGCACGCACCTTCTCTTAAGATAAGGTTTAACAAATGTCATTTTTGGCAATATTACAAAGCATTTGGGTCATGAAATGAAATGTGCAAACGGTCAAATTATGAAGGAACCTCTCTAAGATCCAGCTCAGTAAAGATTGCTATATATTCCCAAGAAATGTATAACTTTTTCTTTAATTCATAAAAATGACAGTATATTCAAAATGTGCATAATAACAAAGGGAAGATTTGTCAGCATCTTTATAGCCGACTTCATAACCCTGTTCCCAACGATGTTTAAGAGACTTGAAAATGGATAAAAACAATAAAAAGGTGCTATTTACCAAAATATGTTCATGATAAAATCATGCAAAAAAATTTATGGATCATTTCCTTTTTTCACAATTACATTTTGTTTCTCATGATTTTCagcattttaaaaaatattttctgtATGAAAGCAGAGCTTATTCAACGCTGCCATAGTACTTACGGTATAAGATCGACTGTAATATTCATTGTTAAACATTAACAGTAAGAAAAGTGGAAAAAATGCAGGTAATAAAATGTTTTCAGTTAATGTTCATCTGTTACTAGACACTTAAATAACACATTCTGCAACATAGGTCAAATTAGCacttcataaaaataaaataaaaaaacaatcattCGAGCCATGCTCttgataatatatatatttttaaaatcgaTACACTGGGTATATTAAATAAAGTActgaaataaaatgaaaatagCTATTTTTTCCCGCATATATTCGGTCCAAAAAGTGTTCAGGAAGTCAGGTAGGGGCGTGGTTGGGTAAGTTACATCGGGGGAGagccaatggggggggggggttgttcatCTCTTCCTGCGGCAGGTGCGTTTGTGGTCGGCGTGCCAGTGCTCCTGTTGACACTTGATGGAGCAGTAGGAGGTGTTCCAGCAGCAGTGGTACATGGCTTCCTCCTCACAGTTATAACACTGGAGGATAAACACACAGTCAGAACTGACATGGCTTCCTCCTCACAGTTATAACACTGGAGGATAAACACACAGTCAGAACTGACATGGCTTCCTCCTCACAGTTATAACactggaggacacacacacagtcagaactGACATGGCTTCCTCCTCACAGTTATAACACTGGaggacacacacagtcagaactGACATGGCTTCCTCCTCACAGTTATAACACTGGaggacacacacagtcagaactGACATGGCTCCTCTTTAGGCTTACATTTTTTCGTACATTACTATGATGTAATTTGTGAATACCACTTTAACAAATAACTCATTTGCTGTTAAGTCATTGTCATATTCAATTGATACATTATATTGACTATGTCtagtactgctctaattatgtatTGGCCTTTTGGTTATGGAGTTAAAAATCCCAAAAGGTCAGAGATGTGCTTAGCTACCACTGTAGGTAGTGGGTTGTGGGACAAATCCATTAAAAAAACACAATGAATGAACTGTGCGTGTCCAAATATTTTTGGGGATTTAGCCCCTCAGGTCTCAACAGACTgagctgtgtgtggtagagaacgagggaaagagaaggctcGCACTCACCCACTGCTTCTTCTTGGTGGTGGAGATGAGCTGCTTGTGCTGGGCCACCATCTTCTTCACCTCCTCCACCAGCTCCTCCTTACACTTCTCCTTCACCGTCTTACACTTTCTCTCCATCTCAGCCTGGCCCCCCGACACTGCCTTGCTCACCGCCTGCCTCTTCTCGTCCTCCATCTCAGAACGCAGCTGGAGACACACACCACAGAAAATGAGCCTCAACTTTGATACCTGTGGTATACTCGTGTGTTAGCGTGTTTCCTTTTCTTTAAGAATAATTCAATAAAAGCTTTTCTCAGTGTCCTACTGTTCTATGTCCTACTCAGTCTCAATCCCCCAGTCCCTCACCTTCTCCAGGGCCTCTCGGACCCCCTCAGTCTCAATCCCCCAGTCCCTCACCTTCTCCAGGGCCTCTCGGACCCCCTCAGTCTCAATCCCCCAGTCCCTTACCTTCTCCAGGGCCCCTCGGATACCCTCAGTCTCAATCCCCCAGGAACTCTCGCACCCCGTCAGTCTCAATCCCCCAGTCCCTCAACTTCTCCAGGGCCTCTCGAACCCCCTCAGTCTCAATCCCCCAGTCCCTCAACTTCTCCAGGGCCTCTCAAACCCCCTCAGTCTCAATCCCCCAGTCCCTCAACTTCTCCAGGGCCTCTCGAACCCCCTCAGTCTCAATCCCCCAGTCCCTCAACTTCTCCAGGGCCTCTCGAACCCCCTCAGTCTCAATCCCCCAGTCCCTCACCTTCTCCAGGGCCTCTCAAACCCCCTCAGTCTCAATCCCCCAGTCCCTCACCTTCTCCAGGGCCTCTCGAACCccctgtctcaatcccccagtccCTCACCTTCTCCAGGGCCTCTCGAACCATGCGCTCCGTCTCCCTCTTGTTGTCGGCCTTCATCATGTCCTTGACATCGTTGAAGATCTTGGTGTACTTCTCGTGGCACATGTTCTGGCAGGCTCCATCAGAGGTGGTCTGGGTGCTGCGGTGTAGGCTGCGTGGCGAGGTGGCTGAGGCCTTCTTGGTCTGCGTGGAGACAGACAGCTTCTCTGGCTGGTGGGGCGTCGTCACGGGGATCTCCTGGCTGCTGCTCACAGCCTCCATCTCAGGCTCCGGGTCCTGGGGGAGAGAGGTCAGAGATGGcgttagagatggagagagaaacaagcaaacaaacatagaaacagacacacgcatacatctccctacacacacacaacccccacccctcacacacaaacactaagtACTTGATTCAATCCATATTGCCGAAGTTTAGTGCGATTGAACTTTAAAGTCAATGCGGAAACTGCACTCACGGTAAACGCTGCGTATGGCAGCTCaaatcggaaatgacctttaaatgTCAAGCTATATGCGACACAGATTAAATCAAGCCCTAAAACACTTCaaatgaaacacacagacacataccatGGTAACACACTGGCTAAGGTGACAGTACAACAGTAGTGTTGGGATACTTACAGTGGCTTCCTCTTTGGGCTCAGGAGCTTGACTGCGACGGCTCTTCTTTGCTTTAGGCTCCTgcctgtctggctgatggtctcggtctgcctgtctgtctgctttctGCTGGGGAGAAACACAACATATTGGATTACAGTAGCGCAGTATCAGAGATGTCTAACACCTCTGTTGGATAAGCATTTCCGTTACCACGGCAACCATTTGAGCCTGAGCCATAACAATACAGATGGTGTTTGTGTTGACCCTCACATTCTCAAATCATTGAAATTCCTCTTAATTTATTACAGGACCTGTAATATTAAATTAGCTACTAAAAACACACCAGAGCAGCTTTTAGTGAGCTTATTTTCAACATGCAAATAAAAaatacctatgtgtgtgtgtgtgagagagtgtgtgtgtgtgaggctagTGCATGCATACGTACATGTTTGACCTGATCGTTGTTGTTGCTGGTGGAGGAGATTGAGTACTCTGCCTCCTCCGGCCTCTCTGTCAGCCTCTCTTCtccgtctcctctcctgtcctccagcctcTCCCCCGCCTTGGTTTTCCAGAAGCGGCCCTCCCTCTGAAAGCATTGGGACAGCTCTAGCTCATCACAGGCCTTCTTCCAGCTCGCGCTGCGCTTCACCTGCAGCTGCTGCACCGACACCTTGATGTCCTGGATGTTGTCTGCAGGGATCCACGCTCTGGGGacaaggaggagggggaagaagagggagaggtggagggacaaCCGTCAGAGCAGCCAGGGAATCTCTCAAAGCTCCATAGCCAGGGGAAATTATATTGCATGGCTAGCAAGATGCCTTGCTCTGGCCAAACGCTACACCATTCCCACGGACATTAGTTTCTTCTCCGcagagtctggatctgagtacctcccgaCCCTTCACCGAATGTGAACACATTCAGGGCCGTCTGATTGGTACAGAAACCAATgagttgggccagagccagaacacacgtgggtaaagTGGAGGTTTGGAAATTCGTCACTAGCTTTGATACTCTGTTTGGTACAACACCCCTCGTCACCACACAACGACTTCAGCGACGACAGTatcagactgaagtatgtagcgaACGACAGAGGAGCGGAAGAATTCCGTTTGAGCCGTCAGCCTAGAAATGATAGAGTACAGACAAGAAATTCTGGGTGTTCGAAAGTTTAAAATGATCCACTATGATATATCCGTCGCTCTGCGTGTCAATACAGTTGGCCCTCAGATCCAGAGACTCATGTCCTAGTGATAAGGCTGTTGCATAAGTAGAGGCACAATAACTATGCCCTGTCTATCAGCACGAGTGTGATAGCTGACCTCTGGTGGGAGATGAGTTCTAGCACcttagtgcactccttttgatgAACATTTTGGTTGAAAGTAGTGAGCTACATAGGGAATACAGTGCCACTTGGGACGCAGCCTCTGTATCAGTGTGATGGCTGACCTCTGGTGCTGGTGGCCAAAGAAGCGGACGTCCACCTGATTGTCCTCTCTCTGCAGGACCTTGGCCGGCCAGTAGCCAAAGCCCTTCATCTTAGCCCACACAACCTCATGATTAGGAGTCTGCAACAACAAGCACAACCCCAGATCAGCACAGGGCAAATGACACCAGATAATACACACATACAATTCATTCAACTTTATTTGTCCCCTTATGGCAATTATATTGGGGCAATAATGTTTCAGACATAGCCCTAACATTACGGCCAATATTACATTGAGTTGATATCTTGATCATTTCAACAATCAACGCCCCAGGAGCATTGAAGGCAAGACCGCTTGATACTCACACAGGGGTAGCAGAACCAGTTGTCAGGCCGAGCGTTGGACAGGAAGAAGCAGTTCTTACACAGCATCAACTCGTTcagctggagagagagcgagacgtgGAGCGAATGAtgaagagacacagagaacagCTGCCCTGCCACTCACAACACAACCACCTAGAAAACTACAATACAAATCTGTCACATTTAGTTCAGAAAAGAAAAAGGGGGGGAAAACTGTTTACCTCATGGCATGTGTCACTGTAGAGCAACCGTGCTATTTCAGCTTGGTCACTATGAACTGCAACAAAAACAGGTTTCGTTAACGTTGGGAAAATAACATTGAAGTACATTGTAAGGATTTTGTTCCATTGAACATGCCACCGCAAATGCATTGTAACTACATAGAGAGACATGATCCTCCTCATTTTTTGGTAGACAATCAATAACAGTTCAGACTTCGTGCTTCCTTCAAATTACATATCTGCCACAACTATACGGTCTTATTTTCTAAGCTGCAATTAATAATAGTAGGAAGGAAATCTGACAGCAAAACTTGCTCTTCACAGATGTTTCCCACAtggaaccttattccctatatagtgcacgactgtagaccagagctctatggtccttggtcaaacgtagtgcagtataaagggaataggatgccatttaggaCGCAGCCCATAATAACAGCATGGTTGTGAacgacacacacacccccccacctCCAAACAAGATGGCGGTGTTGTGCACGATCAGCTGGGCATCTGCCTTGAACTCGTCGAAGCTCTTGTATTTCCCCTCGGTTAGGTTCTGCAACACATAGACAgcgatacagagacagagagaacacaaaGAGGACTATTCATTCACACTAGGTAGGGCAGCAGAGAGGGGGTTGTGTGGTGCAGTTGCAGTACCATAAGAGACCAGAGGAGGGCAGTGCACTACAGACCCAGAAACCGAGACCCAAGCCAGGGAGGCACTGTGCTGTTTTCTAGCCTATCCAGAGGCCTATTCACTcagcaccaaacagaagaaaaccgAATGGAACTGGGAGGGACTAAGCTGaacgttttgctacagtgtgcactaatgaatactacCCTGAGACAGTGGCGGGAGCGCTGTGCTGTTTCCCAGCCAATTTGGCAGGCAGGGCTTGGCTGGTGGGAACTACCAGTGATCACGGTGCAGAGGAGACCTCACTGACGCCCTCGCTGTGACGAGAGGCAATCTGAAAGCCTCAGCTACACAATCACAGCTTTATACTGGGGCTACATCTGACGTGCCCTTACACAGACCCTCACCAAACAACATGGACtaagtcccaaatagcaccctattccctatacataagaaatagggtgccatttgggacagaaaaAAAGTGAAATCCTGTGTTCAGCAGTGTATTGCGGGGAGTTACCTCCTGAATGTTGTTGACGTCCAGCGTGGTGTGGATGAGCCTTCTGTACATCGGGTGTTGAGTGTCTTTGCCTTTCTTGTTCAGGTCCACGGCCTACAGTGCCAGGAGAGAAATAATATGATTTATGGGCGAAAAGGAGGAGGGGAGCTGGGATAAACCCTAGCCATTGTGGTGGGACATTTTACTGGCCTTGATTTAAAGTGTAAAACATGGCAGAGCTCTGATTCAATACAGTGtagcgttccaaatggcaccctcggAGCCCTATAGGagggctggtcaaaagtagtgcactatatagggaatagggcgccatttgggatgcaatcagTGCCACAGACTGGTCCTGCATCCCTACCCTGAACATAAAACTAACTGCaacactcaccctctctttcaTGCGCTGAATGATAAAACGCAGGTATCTGCACATCTCCTGCTTGTTCAGGTTCTTCTTTTTActaccctagagagagagagagagagagagagagaatgactcTGTAACCCATCCAGCTCTCTATTCAAACCACGTGTAGCTAGCAGTAAATTGGAACTGATGAGAGCTAACGGAGTATATAATATGttatattgtcacatacaccggataggtgcagtgaaatgtgttgttttacaggttcagccatagtagtacggcgcccctggagcaaactagggttaagtgctttgctcaagagcacagacagattttcccccttgtcggctcaggtattcgaactagggttgcacattttggggaatattcaggtGGAAACTTTTcgtgggaattaacaggaatatatgggaattaatggaaatatatgcaaattaatattaataccatttaaatgtagatgttttttgtattggatatatttaccatagcATATGGAGACAAACAAACATTTCACCttataagtagacataattgcaaatgattcaatccttccaatagaaaaaaacaaaacaatttagttatgaattgaactttaattaaatgagtcaactcttcacatgggatgatttcactgaacaaaagggaatattgaatgatccccaatgatccatcgcatctcccaaac containing:
- the LOC110530262 gene encoding zinc finger MYND domain-containing protein 11 isoform X3 — protein: MNKEIMSRVVKKRQADPKVVQYVWAAIEVIRNQKQIANMDRISKYLSRVFGMHPKETARQLSLAVKDGLVVETLTVGCKGSKAGIEQEGYWLPGDEQEPNADGSKTEKEPPEEEWEAESHDWYCFECHLPGDVLVCDNCFRVYHLKCLSDEYKPRDSGSHWQCVVCRGSKKKNLNKQEMCRYLRFIIQRMKERAVDLNKKGKDTQHPMYRRLIHTTLDVNNIQENLTEGKYKSFDEFKADAQLIVHNTAILFGVHSDQAEIARLLYSDTCHELNELMLCKNCFFLSNARPDNWFCYPCTPNHEVVWAKMKGFGYWPAKVLQREDNQVDVRFFGHQHQRAWIPADNIQDIKVSVQQLQVKRSASWKKACDELELSQCFQREGRFWKTKAGERLEDRRGDGEERLTERPEEAEYSISSTSNNNDQVKHQKADRQADRDHQPDRQEPKAKKSRRSQAPEPKEEATDPEPEMEAVSSSQEIPVTTPHQPEKLSVSTQTKKASATSPRSLHRSTQTTSDGACQNMCHEKYTKIFNDVKDMMKADNKRETERMVREALEKLRSEMEDEKRQAVSKAVSGGQAEMERKCKTVKEKCKEELVEEVKKMVAQHKQLISTTKKKQWCYNCEEEAMYHCCWNTSYCSIKCQQEHWHADHKRTCRRKR
- the LOC110530262 gene encoding zinc finger MYND domain-containing protein 11 isoform X2, with protein sequence MNKEIMSRVVKKRQADPKVVQYVWAAIEVIRNQKQIANMDRISKYLSRVFGMHPKETARQLSLAVKDGLVVETLTVGCKGSKAGIEQEGYWLPGDEQEPNADGSKTEKEPPEEEWEAESHDWYCFECHLPGDVLVCDNCFRVYHLKCLSDEYKPRDSGSHWQCVVCRGSKKKNLNKQEMCRYLRFIIQRMKERAVDLNKKGKDTQHPMYRRLIHTTLDVNNIQENLTEGKYKSFDEFKADAQLIVHNTAILFGVHSDQAEIARLLYSDTCHELNELMLCKNCFFLSNARPDNWFCYPCTPNHEVVWAKMKGFGYWPAKVLQREDNQVDVRFFGHQHQRAWIPADNIQDIKVSVQQLQVKRSASWKKACDELELSQCFQREGRFWKTKAGERLEDRRGDGEERLTERPEEAEYSISSTSNNNDQVKHKADRQADRDHQPDRQEPKAKKSRRSQAPEPKEEATDPEPEMEAVSSSQEIPVTTPHQPEKLSVSTQTKKASATSPRSLHRSTQTTSDGACQNMCHEKYTKIFNDVKDMMKADNKRETERMVREALEKLRSEMEDEKRQAVSKAVSGGQAEMERKCKTVKEKCKEELVEEVKKMVAQHKQLISTTKKKQWCYNCEEEAMSVLTVCVLQCYNCEEEAMSVLTVCVSSSVITVRRKPCQF
- the LOC110530262 gene encoding zinc finger MYND domain-containing protein 11 isoform X7; amino-acid sequence: MNKEIMSRVVKKRQADPKVVQYVWAAIEVIRNQKQIANMDRISKYLSRVFGMHPKETARQLSLAVKDGLVVETLTVGCKGSKAGIEQEGYWLPGDEQEWEAESHDWYCFECHLPGDVLVCDNCFRVYHLKCLSDEYKPRDSGSHWQCVVCRGSKKKNLNKQEMCRYLRFIIQRMKERAVDLNKKGKDTQHPMYRRLIHTTLDVNNIQENLTEGKYKSFDEFKADAQLIVHNTAILFGVHSDQAEIARLLYSDTCHELNELMLCKNCFFLSNARPDNWFCYPCTPNHEVVWAKMKGFGYWPAKVLQREDNQVDVRFFGHQHQRAWIPADNIQDIKVSVQQLQVKRSASWKKACDELELSQCFQREGRFWKTKAGERLEDRRGDGEERLTERPEEAEYSISSTSNNNDQVKHQKADRQADRDHQPDRQEPKAKKSRRSQAPEPKEEATDPEPEMEAVSSSQEIPVTTPHQPEKLSVSTQTKKASATSPRSLHRSTQTTSDGACQNMCHEKYTKIFNDVKDMMKADNKRETERMVREALEKLRSEMEDEKRQAVSKAVSGGQAEMERKCKTVKEKCKEELVEEVKKMVAQHKQLISTTKKKQWCYNCEEEAMYHCCWNTSYCSIKCQQEHWHADHKRTCRRKR
- the LOC110530262 gene encoding zinc finger MYND domain-containing protein 11 isoform X6 yields the protein MNKEIMSRVVKKRQADPKVVQYVWAAIEVIRNQKQIANMDRISKYLSRVFGMHPKETARQLSLAVKDGLVVETLTVGCKGSKAGIEQEGYWLPGDEQEWEAESHDWYCFECHLPGDVLVCDNCFRVYHLKCLSDEYKPRDSGSHWQCVVCRGSKKKNLNKQEMCRYLRFIIQRMKERAVDLNKKGKDTQHPMYRRLIHTTLDVNNIQENLTEGKYKSFDEFKADAQLIVHNTAILFGVHSDQAEIARLLYSDTCHELNELMLCKNCFFLSNARPDNWFCYPCTPNHEVVWAKMKGFGYWPAKVLQREDNQVDVRFFGHQHQRAWIPADNIQDIKVSVQQLQVKRSASWKKACDELELSQCFQREGRFWKTKAGERLEDRRGDGEERLTERPEEAEYSISSTSNNNDQVKHQKADRQADRDHQPDRQEPKAKKSRRSQAPEPKEEATDPEPEMEAVSSSQEIPVTTPHQPEKLSVSTQTKKASATSPRSLHRSTQTTSDGACQNMCHEKYTKIFNDVKDMMKADNKRETERMVREALEKLRSEMEDEKRQAVSKAVSGGQAEMERKCKTVKEKCKEELVEEVKKMVAQHKQLISTTKKKQWCYNCEEEAMSVLTVCVLQCYNCEEEAMSVLTVCVSSSVITVRRKPCQF
- the LOC110530262 gene encoding zinc finger MYND domain-containing protein 11 isoform X4; the protein is MNKEIMSRVVKKRQADPKVVQYVWAAIEVIRNQKQIANMDRISKYLSRVFGMHPKETARQLSLAVKDGLVVETLTVGCKGSKAGIEQEGYWLPGDEQEPNADGSKEWEAESHDWYCFECHLPGDVLVCDNCFRVYHLKCLSDEYKPRDSGSHWQCVVCRGSKKKNLNKQEMCRYLRFIIQRMKERAVDLNKKGKDTQHPMYRRLIHTTLDVNNIQENLTEGKYKSFDEFKADAQLIVHNTAILFGVHSDQAEIARLLYSDTCHELNELMLCKNCFFLSNARPDNWFCYPCTPNHEVVWAKMKGFGYWPAKVLQREDNQVDVRFFGHQHQRAWIPADNIQDIKVSVQQLQVKRSASWKKACDELELSQCFQREGRFWKTKAGERLEDRRGDGEERLTERPEEAEYSISSTSNNNDQVKHQKADRQADRDHQPDRQEPKAKKSRRSQAPEPKEEATDPEPEMEAVSSSQEIPVTTPHQPEKLSVSTQTKKASATSPRSLHRSTQTTSDGACQNMCHEKYTKIFNDVKDMMKADNKRETERMVREALEKLRSEMEDEKRQAVSKAVSGGQAEMERKCKTVKEKCKEELVEEVKKMVAQHKQLISTTKKKQWCYNCEEEAMSVLTVCVLQCYNCEEEAMSVLTVCVSSSVITVRRKPCQF
- the LOC110530262 gene encoding zinc finger MYND domain-containing protein 11 isoform X1, which encodes MNKEIMSRVVKKRQADPKVVQYVWAAIEVIRNQKQIANMDRISKYLSRVFGMHPKETARQLSLAVKDGLVVETLTVGCKGSKAGIEQEGYWLPGDEQEPNADGSKTEKEPPEEEWEAESHDWYCFECHLPGDVLVCDNCFRVYHLKCLSDEYKPRDSGSHWQCVVCRGSKKKNLNKQEMCRYLRFIIQRMKERAVDLNKKGKDTQHPMYRRLIHTTLDVNNIQENLTEGKYKSFDEFKADAQLIVHNTAILFGVHSDQAEIARLLYSDTCHELNELMLCKNCFFLSNARPDNWFCYPCTPNHEVVWAKMKGFGYWPAKVLQREDNQVDVRFFGHQHQRAWIPADNIQDIKVSVQQLQVKRSASWKKACDELELSQCFQREGRFWKTKAGERLEDRRGDGEERLTERPEEAEYSISSTSNNNDQVKHQKADRQADRDHQPDRQEPKAKKSRRSQAPEPKEEATDPEPEMEAVSSSQEIPVTTPHQPEKLSVSTQTKKASATSPRSLHRSTQTTSDGACQNMCHEKYTKIFNDVKDMMKADNKRETERMVREALEKLRSEMEDEKRQAVSKAVSGGQAEMERKCKTVKEKCKEELVEEVKKMVAQHKQLISTTKKKQWCYNCEEEAMSVLTVCVLQCYNCEEEAMSVLTVCVSSSVITVRRKPCQF
- the LOC110530262 gene encoding zinc finger MYND domain-containing protein 11 isoform X5, whose translation is MNKEIMSRVVKKRQADPKVVQYVWAAIEVIRNQKQIANMDRISKYLSRVFGMHPKETARQLSLAVKDGLVVETLTVGCKGSKAGIEQEGYWLPGDEQTEKEPPEEEWEAESHDWYCFECHLPGDVLVCDNCFRVYHLKCLSDEYKPRDSGSHWQCVVCRGSKKKNLNKQEMCRYLRFIIQRMKERAVDLNKKGKDTQHPMYRRLIHTTLDVNNIQENLTEGKYKSFDEFKADAQLIVHNTAILFGVHSDQAEIARLLYSDTCHELNELMLCKNCFFLSNARPDNWFCYPCTPNHEVVWAKMKGFGYWPAKVLQREDNQVDVRFFGHQHQRAWIPADNIQDIKVSVQQLQVKRSASWKKACDELELSQCFQREGRFWKTKAGERLEDRRGDGEERLTERPEEAEYSISSTSNNNDQVKHQKADRQADRDHQPDRQEPKAKKSRRSQAPEPKEEATDPEPEMEAVSSSQEIPVTTPHQPEKLSVSTQTKKASATSPRSLHRSTQTTSDGACQNMCHEKYTKIFNDVKDMMKADNKRETERMVREALEKLRSEMEDEKRQAVSKAVSGGQAEMERKCKTVKEKCKEELVEEVKKMVAQHKQLISTTKKKQWCYNCEEEAMSVLTVCVLQCYNCEEEAMSVLTVCVSSSVITVRRKPCQF